The Haloplanus sp. CK5-1 genome contains a region encoding:
- a CDS encoding ribbon-helix-helix protein, CopG family — translation MGNKNKTISFRVNEDAFETLREIAEERDLSLSAVFRDYVDMLVAHDGQVQVVPEHELEGGSGDGTSFPPKVEVPKSFVREHERLELEAEHLREQLDEHKRYVNHLREQLEEGGEDVIQLEDLDGGESDEPSFRLG, via the coding sequence ATGGGCAACAAAAACAAAACCATCTCGTTTCGCGTCAACGAGGACGCGTTCGAGACGCTCCGTGAAATCGCCGAAGAGCGTGATCTCTCCCTCTCGGCGGTGTTTCGCGACTACGTCGACATGCTCGTTGCCCACGACGGACAGGTCCAAGTCGTCCCCGAACACGAACTCGAAGGCGGTTCGGGCGACGGCACCAGTTTCCCGCCGAAGGTGGAGGTGCCAAAGAGCTTCGTCCGGGAGCACGAACGCCTCGAACTTGAAGCCGAGCATCTGCGCGAACAACTCGACGAGCACAAGCGCTACGTCAACCACCTGCGGGAACAGTTGGAGGAGGGCGGCGAGGACGTCATCCAACTCGAGGACCTCGACGGCGGCGAGTCGGACGAACCGTCTTTCAGACTAGGCTGA
- a CDS encoding DUF5814 domain-containing protein, whose product MAITDKIYLKNHRQIVSQLDTSIPKGAFKGATMEVLYSGDGLAKLDDATRDRLLDFAGDFLDCADADDIYTGYPERQFIRYLLDLRAQGMGPDAIVDVMTDEYMLYAYPGDVLSFLDRAVRRLEAVESLAAVEGDDEMERRAAEARRTLSA is encoded by the coding sequence GTGGCCATCACCGACAAGATCTACCTGAAGAACCACCGCCAGATCGTCTCCCAGTTGGACACGTCCATCCCCAAGGGCGCGTTCAAGGGGGCGACGATGGAGGTACTCTACAGCGGCGACGGCCTCGCCAAACTCGACGACGCCACCCGGGACCGACTGCTGGATTTTGCCGGCGACTTCCTCGACTGTGCGGATGCCGACGACATCTACACCGGCTACCCCGAACGCCAGTTCATCCGCTATCTGCTCGACCTCCGGGCACAGGGGATGGGCCCCGACGCCATCGTCGACGTGATGACCGACGAGTACATGCTGTACGCCTACCCGGGCGACGTACTCTCCTTTCTGGATCGAGCGGTGCGACGGCTTGAAGCGGTCGAGTCGCTGGCCGCCGTCGAAGGGGACGACGAGATGGAGCGGCGCGCCGCCGAGGCGCGCCGAACGCTGTCAGCCTAG
- a CDS encoding site-specific integrase, whose product MSLPDDVPLVINPDREYLNARQLEDYRQHRENVLEWLYAKGKNPDRQEGYSHAVTRNMAYRVSKIYRWLWERKGRYTTNLSHDHADAYIRELAGKDWKNSNKAQYVKALKRLFKWKRHERNSDQWEPEITFHPSSEEYQPQDFFTLKERKRLREASLEYGSVPAYGNLSPEERSRWKAYLAQRFEKPKDEVKPDDWGRANSWKIPSLVAVSLDAGFRPIEVERTTVSWVDTQNAVLRIPKDESSKNRENWTVSIRNQTARALANWIQERENYAKYDDTDTLWLTRRENPYQSESLNYILKRLCEEANIDTANRSLSWYSIRHSTGTYLTHFEDLGAAKAQLRHKSERTTIKYDNAPLEERRDALDKMG is encoded by the coding sequence ATGAGCCTTCCCGACGACGTTCCCCTCGTAATCAATCCTGACCGCGAGTACCTCAATGCTCGCCAACTGGAAGACTACAGACAACACCGTGAAAACGTGCTTGAATGGCTGTATGCCAAAGGAAAGAACCCCGACCGACAGGAAGGCTACAGTCATGCTGTGACGCGTAATATGGCGTACCGCGTTAGCAAAATCTATCGCTGGTTGTGGGAGCGCAAAGGTCGTTACACGACGAACCTTTCCCACGACCACGCCGACGCCTACATTAGAGAACTCGCCGGAAAAGATTGGAAAAACTCGAACAAGGCACAGTACGTCAAAGCACTCAAGCGGCTATTCAAGTGGAAACGTCATGAGCGCAATAGCGACCAATGGGAACCAGAGATTACATTCCATCCGTCGTCAGAAGAATATCAACCACAGGATTTCTTCACTCTTAAAGAGCGAAAGCGACTCCGTGAGGCGTCCTTAGAATACGGGTCTGTCCCCGCCTACGGGAATCTTAGTCCCGAGGAACGGAGTCGATGGAAAGCGTATCTCGCACAACGCTTCGAGAAGCCGAAAGACGAGGTGAAGCCCGATGATTGGGGACGAGCAAATTCGTGGAAGATTCCCTCACTTGTGGCGGTTAGTCTTGACGCTGGGTTTCGTCCTATCGAGGTGGAACGGACGACCGTCTCGTGGGTCGACACGCAAAATGCGGTGTTGCGAATCCCGAAAGACGAATCCTCGAAGAACCGCGAGAACTGGACAGTCAGTATCCGAAACCAGACAGCCCGTGCGCTGGCGAACTGGATACAGGAACGAGAGAACTACGCGAAGTACGATGATACCGACACCCTATGGCTCACTCGGCGTGAAAATCCGTATCAGTCCGAGAGTCTGAACTACATCCTGAAGCGCCTTTGCGAAGAGGCTAACATCGACACGGCCAATCGCTCGCTGTCGTGGTATTCGATTAGACACTCTACCGGAACTTACCTAACCCACTTCGAGGATTTAGGTGCCGCGAAGGCCCAACTACGCCACAAGTCGGAACGGACGACCATCAAGTACGATAACGCGCCGCTTGAAGAACGCCGGGACGCCCTTGATAAGATGGGGTGA